AGGGTATACATCCCGAATGCCGGGGATGTGCATCTCTGCACAAGTTGCCTCGAACAGCTACATCCCGTCGCCTCACCGCTTTGCCCCATATGCGGCGTTCCTTTTGCCACCGAAGACGGCATTGACCACCGTTGCGGCGCCTGTTCTGTCCGTCGTCCAGCCTATGTGGCGGCGCGCGCCGCCTTTGTTTTCGACGGACCCATCCAGGAGCTCATCCACCGCTTCAAATATGCACATAAGACACACCTTTCCCGGCCGCTGGCGTTAATGACGGCTCGCCACCTTGCCGACTTTGCAGGCCAAACGGCAGCAGATATTGTCATACCTGTTCCATTGCACAAAAAGAGGCTGCGCTGGCGCAGCTATAATCAGGCGATACTTCTGGCAGCCGTGCTGTCCAAGGAGTGGCGGATCCCGCTCTCGCGCAATGCCCTGCAACGGACACGCTGGACTGAGCCGCAGATCAATCTTGCCGCGGACGAGCGTCAGCAGAACGTCAAGGGTGCCTTTGCCGTTGCCGAACCTGAACGGGTTGCCGACCGACGGATCATATTGATTGATGATGTTTTCACTACCGGCAGTACTGTCGAAGAATGTGCGAAAACGCTAAAAAAGGCGGGTGCAGCGGAGATATTTATCATAACCGTTGCCAGGGCATTATCCAATTAACAAATGGGTACAAATTTATTGACATGAATTAATCGGAAGGGTATAAGAGCCTTGTTTGTCTATTTTAATTTCGTTGGAGGATCAAAGTATGAAGAAAGTATTAGCTGTTGTATTGATGGTTGCTTTTTCTGCATCGGCTGCTTTTGCAGCCGACACCGTTGTCATGAAAGCAAAAAATGGTAACGTAACCTTCGATCACAAAAAGCATAGCGCTTCCGGTGATTGCAAATCCTGCCATGGTGAGGGGACTCCAGCCAAGTTGACATTGGGCAAGGATGCTGCCCACAAGCTGTGCAAGGGTTGCCATGAGACCAAGAAAGCTGGTCCGACCAAGTGTGGTGAGTGCCACAAGAAGTAAATCGGGCAGTACCGTTAAGAAAGGGGCCTCCATTTTGGGGGCCTTTTTTGTTCGCTGGGGCTACAGAAGTTATGGGGAAACTACTTTTACTTGTAAAACACTATTTTATTTGTTATGGTTCTTGCGTGGGCTACAACTGAAAAGGCTTGATGACTGCGGAGATACTATGGCAAATGGATTTGATTACACACGATTGAAACGTCTGATCACCATCTATTATGTGGTGCAGGGATTTCTCCTGGTGCTTTTGGCTGGAATTGCTTTCTGGCTGCAGGCACATGTGCCGCAGCAGATATTCATCAACAGTCTTATCAGGGCCGTGGTGGCGCAGGTTGTTCTTTTCTACCCGGTCTACAAATTTGCTGCCTATGAGGCAACTCGCGAAGTTTCTTCCTGCAGTACGTCCCTTTCTTCCCAGGAGGTACTGGGGCTGCGGCGGAAAAGAGTGACCGGCGACATCGTCAAGGCAGGGATCTTCGTATTTTTCCTGGTATTCATCCTCAGGGCGCCGCAGCTTCCAGGCGCGCAGTTCTCCATCCTCTTCGTCTTCATCCTCATGACGCTCTGCTATTTCCAGTGCTACAACTATGTCGCCAAGCGGCAGATGAAGGCTAACCCCTGAAAAATTCCGACATTGCGGCAAAGACTTCTTCCCCTTTTCCCTTGACCATTCTTACATCGGGAAGGGAGCGAAGAAAGGACTTGCCGTAATTTTTGGACAGAACACGGCTGTCCAGGATTAGCACCGCGCCACGGTCTTCCTTGCTCCTGATCAGCCTGCCGAAGCCCTGCTTGAATTTGATCACTGCCTGGGGCACCGTGTACTCCATGAATGGGTCTCCACCCAGGGAGGCTATGTGCTCGGCCCGTGCTTCCAGAATCGGTTCTGTCGGCACCCTGAATGGCAGGCGGGTGATTATCACCTGTTCCAGCGCCTTCCCCTTGACATCCACCCCTTCCCAAAATGAGTCGGTGCCAAACAGCACAGGATTGTGCCCCTTTTTGAACTGGGAGAGGAGCAGATGCCGGTTGATCTCACCCTGGCGCATGGGGGTAAGTCCCGCCTTTTTCAGAGGCTCTGCCAGCCGGCTGTAAATACGGCTGAGCAGGCTGTAGGAGGTGAAAAGAACAAAGGCTCTCCCTTGGGAAATACCCAGTGCCTGCAGCAGGTACTTGTTCAGTACCGGCTCGAATCCAGATGCCACCGGCTCGGGAATATCGGTGGGTATGCCGACAAAAGTCTGCTTTTGATAATCGAAAGGGGATGCAAGGAGTAGCTCGCTTACCCTTGGGCCGGGTACCATGCTGAGGCCGGTTCGCTTTTTCAGGTAATCGAAGCGCTCCCCCACCGCCAGGGTGGCAGAGGTGACGATAACCGTCTTGAACTTATCGAAAACAACTTTTTTCAGGGATTCCGCCACCTCCAGAGGGGAAGAGCAGAGCTTGACCACCAGCCCCTTGGTCGTCTTTTTAGATTCGAACCAGCGGCAGAATCCTTCTTCCCGCGCCACAAAGAAACGCAGGTTTACCTGGGCCGTTTCCAGCCTCCCTCTTACTCCCTTCAGGTCAACCAGGCTGCCCGCCAGTTTTTCCAGCACCTTGTCGGGGAGTTTTTCACATGCCTTGAGAAAGTTCTTCAGGGCAATAACATACTCGCCAATCTCCCGGCACAGTTCGTTGACCCGATCTTCCACCTCGACCCACAGGGGCGTTGAGTAAATGGTAAGGGTAAGACGTAACTTGATCTCTTCCTTACTGCCGGCATCCTTGCGCAGGTGCGAGTTCAGGGCAATGCCGATGGCATCCATGGCGCGGTTCATGGTGTCGGTGAGGGTAAGCCGTCGGGGAATAAGCCTTCCTTCCAGGATGGCTGCAACTTCCATATATATATCATCCATGGCTTCCGGCACTTCACGGGAAAGCTGGGTGGAAAGGAGCGGCAGCAATCCCCTCTGCGTCTTGCGCGGGTGCTGTAGCTTACCCAGGATCCTTAAGAGGCCGTTGCGCGAGACTTGGGCGGAGAGAAAGCTGGTGGCCACGTCTTCCAGATGGTGCCCCTCATCGAAGATGATGCGTTCGAAGGGTGGAAGGATGGCGGTGGAGCCATAGCCGGTTTCCTGCCGCACGGCAACGTCTGCCATGAGCAGGGCATGGTTGACCACCAGCAGGTCGGCGCCGGCTGCCTCCCGCCGGGCCTTATAGAAAAAGCAGCGGGCATAATGGGGGCACTTGACCCTGCCGCACTGATCAGCCTCACATGAGATCTCGTCCCATGTCTCATCACGGGGAATGAATGAGAGATCGCTGCGGCAGCCTTCACCGGTCTTGCCGCTCCAGTCGATGATGGTCTGGAGCTCATTGGCTGCATCATCTTTGAATAGGGTCGGCTCGGCCTTGACACTCTCCAGCTTGCGCAGGCAGAGGTAATTGTTGCGCCCCTTGACCAGCACGGCCCGGAACTCAATCTCACCGTGCTTCTGGAGAAAAGGAATATCTTTCTTGATCAGCTGTTCCTGGAGGTTGATGGTGTTGGTGGAGATGACGACCCTCTCCTTGTTGCGCAGACCCCAGAGGGCGGCGGGGAGGAGGTAGGCGAGGGATTTGCCTATGCCGGTACCGGCCTCGATAACGGCGATGCGCTCCTCGTTGAAGGCTTCGGCTACGGCAAAGGCCATGCGCGTTTGTTCGGCGCGGTGTTCGTAGCCCTTCAGGTGTTCGGCAAGCACTCCACCCGGTGCATACCACCGTTCCAGTTCCGGATAGGAAAGGCGCTCCAGCACCGTGCGGGCAAAGGGGGAAACAGCCTGATAACAGCGCTCCACGGCATTGTCGACGATGTAGAAGCCGACTCCCTGATTACCCATGAGGGAGGCAATCTCGATATCTGCCTGGGAAGGGGTGAGAATGCCTGATGGGTGGTTGTGGATGACCACATCCCCGAAGGAGGTGACGATCATGATAGCGGCTACCGCATCGACATTGCCCCGTGCCAGCGGTTCGGCATCGATCACTACTTTGGCTTCGTCGGTGCGGCCGAGGAAAAAAACCTCGTTGCCGCCTGCGTCTGATATTGCTTCACGCATCTGCAGCAGCGCGTTTTCGGAGAAGTAACGTTTCATCTTCACAGAAGATACATGCTTTAATTGGGTGCTGCAACGAAAAAAGGGGCGGCAATACGCCGACCCCTCTTTTGGTGAAGCTATGTCTAACTAGCTGAAACTAATTACTTTTTGTGACACTCGCCACATTTGGTCGGACCGGCTTTTTTCTCTTCGTGGCAGCCCTTGCACAGTTTGTGTGCGGCATCCTTGTTGAAATTCTCAATCTTACCGGTCTTATCCCCATGGCAGACTTTGCATTCCTTAAGGGTTTCCTGGTGTTTCTTGTGATTGAAGGTGACATTGCCGTTCTTTGCCTCGAGGGTAATGGTGTCCGCTGCCATGGAGGCACCTGCTGCAAACATTACCAATGCTGCTGCTGCGATCAGTTTTTTCATTTTTTACTCTCCTCTTTTTGGTTGATGTTTCTGCACTATGGTGTTTAAAAAATACCATACGCGTGGTAGTGTAGGTATGGACATCTATAGTAATTCCACCCGATGTCGGGTGCCAAACGATCAAAATAAAGGGAAAAAGCCGGTTTCAACGAGGGGGAGTTGTTAAAATAAATTCATATGGAAAATTTATCAGATAAAAATGAAAAAGCAACTTCGGGCAGTGTCGCCATCGAAGGTGTAACCATAAAAACGGTCCGCGAGACGAAAAAGCTTACCCAGCTCTATGTGGCAAGCGTGGTAGGCGTCACCACCGATACCATCTCCCGTTGGGAAAACAACCGCTATCCGACCATCAAGAGGGAAAATGCCGAGAAACTGGCCATGGCGCTGGAAGTGAACCTTGATGAGATACTTCGTCATGAAACTGCCTGTCCGTCGGAAGAGGTCGTCGAAAACGAACTGCCTCAACCAAAGAAAAAAAACCGGCGCGGTCTTCTGCTGGCGATATTGATCATCGCCCTTATTATAATTGCCGCTTTTTTTATCCTTTCCAATATGTCTTCTCCTGTGGCCGCTGTGAGATGGATACCGAAATACTCTGCCCCTGGAGAGCTGATGCCGGTCCAGATAACGGTGAACAGGATGGACAATACCAGCCGGGGCCTGATCATCAAGGAGAAGCTTCCACCCGGTTGGCGTCTCGTCAATGCAATGCCTCCAGCTGCATCGGGCAAAGCTCCTTCGGAAGAGATAAAGTGGCTTATTCCCGGCGGTAGCGGTGCGGTGAGGATTTCCTACGTGGTGCAACTGCCCCAGGATGCGGCACTCGATACTCGCGCCGAGCTGCATGGAACCATTTTCGTCCATACCGGCAGTATCAATCGTGCTGAAGCCATAAAAGGCAACGACAGGGTCACCATTGCCCCTCTCCACTGGGCTGACAGCAATGGCGACAGCCGGATAGACGACAGCGAAATCATGCCCGCCTATTATATTACCGAGGAGATGAAAAGTCTGGCGCTGGACTGGAGCGGGATCGAAGCCATCTGGAGTGGAAGTGGATACAGCTGGGATCAGACCAGGAAGGAGTTCAAGGTTACCAAATGAGGCTTAGCCCCTGATGCTTAACGGAAAAAAACGCTACAATATCTTTTCCGAGGAACTGAAGAGGGTTTTCGGCTGCCGTGTCCATCGTATTTCCGTGGATGCCGGCTTCAGCTGCCCGAACCGTGACGGCACCGTTGGCAACACCGGTTGCATTTATTGCGGTGGTTCAGGCTCCGGTTCCTTCGGCATCATCCGCGGCGCATCCATTGCAGAGCAGCTGGAGCACGGCAAAGAAGTGATGACCAGGAAATACAAGGCAAAGAAGTTTCTCGCCTATTTTCAGCCCTATTCCAATACCTTTGCCACACCTGGTCGCCTGCAGGCCCTCTACGACCAAGCATTGGCAGTGGAAGATGTGGTCGGACTCATTGTCGGCACCCGTCCCGATTGCCTGCCTGCAGAAACACTTGATGTCCTGGCATCTTACGCACGAAAGACTTATTTCTGGCTTGAGCTGGGTCTACAGTCCCACCTGGACCGCACGCTGAGCCTGATTCGTCGGGGCCACGACTTCGCTTCGTTCGTCAGGGGGATAAAGGAGTGCAAGGCGAGGCAGATCAAGGTCTGCGCCCACATCATCCTCGGGCTGCCAGGAGAGACACGGGAAGAGATGCTGGCTGGCGCCCAGGTCCTCAACGATCTGGGCGTGGATGGGGTGAAGCTGCATCTTCTCCATGTGATGCGGGATACGGCCCTGGCCGATGAATATCAGCAGGGAAGGGTAAGGATTCTCGATCGGGACGAATACGTGGGACTGGTCTGCGATTTTCTCGAACTGCTGGATCCCGCCATCAGCGTTCAGCGCCTGACCGGCGACGGCAACAGAGACCATCTCCTCGCGCCGCTCTGGTCACTGCAGAAATTCGAGGTATTGAATACTATCGATAGTGAGCTGGTGCGAAGGGGCACTTGCCAAGGTTCAACGTTCGATGTTCGATGTTCGATGTTCAAAAGGGAGGATGTTTTGCAACCTCGAACCTCAAACTCCGAACGTCGAACTTAAAAAGGGTACCCCAGCCCGACGAAAACCGCCGGTCCTTCCTTGCCGATCCCCAAATCCACCCTGCCGACGATGTTGGGGCGGACCACCGCCCGGAAGCCGATGCCGGGGTTGAACTCGAAGCTCCTGGTGCTGGCCTTGTCCAGTCTTTCCATGACTGCTCCGAGATCTATGAACGGGGCAATCTCCCAATCCGCATTGACATCGAAAATTTCCCAACGGAACAGCCTGATCCGCTCCTCCAGATTGAGGAGAAAATAACTGCTGTCGATAAAACGGTTGCGGCCGTAACCTCTCAATGTCGTTTCCCCACCTAGAATACTTCTTTCCAAAAAAGGCACGTCATGCCCCAGAGTCTGATTGTAGGCCAGCCGGCCGACGCTGATGAACTTCGCATTCATCAGGGGGTAATAGGCTTTCATCTCCGCCTCGTAATGGCGGTAGTCGGCACTGCTGCCGAGCCTTTTCACGCTGGCTTCCACTGCGACCCTGGCATATCCTCCCCAAGTGGGCAGAGTGGGTGAATCCAGCGTGGAATAGACAATTCCCAATTTCTGGGCATGGGCAGTGAAGCCGTCCATACCCGGCACCTCGGCCGGATCGAACTTTTCACGGATAAAGGGTACCTTTGTGATGGCCCCATGCTTTATATCCACCTTCTTGAAGCGCTCGCCGACAACCAATTGGACATGCCTGAAAATTTGATAACCGGCGGAAAGATTGAAGCCGGTTTCTTGATCGGCATAATTTGTTTCATTTGCTTTCTGGCTGGTTTGCTGAAAGCCGAAAAAACGGGCCGAGCCGTCGGTCAGGGAGAAGAGAAAAGCATTCAGCTCCAGCTTCTTGTCGAGCAGGGTACTGTCACGCAGCTTGAATTCAAAATCTTCATTGACCTTGGTTGACTTGGAGAGGGCCACCTCCCAATAGCGGTCTTCCACTGGATAAAAGGTGGCAAAGAGAGTCGCCGTGGTGCCGAAGTTTTTGTTGTAGTTGACCTGGGGGGCGACGAGGGTGCTGACCTCTTCTTTTTTGTTGTGGAGCAGAAAAGCGGTCAGAGCTCCGAAGGTAATTCCTTCATTGGGACTGGAAGCAATGATCGGCAGAGGAATGGAAACAACCTTTACCGGATCGGCAAATTCCTGGTTGGTCAGGGGAAAGGGCAGATTCTCCTTTGGCGCCATGGTGGTGCAACCGGCGAGGAATAAGGCCGTTATCAGAAGTAAAAGGAGGTTTTTCAGGGACATTGGGGTTTCTTTCAGCGGAGAGAGTAAAAAAGAAGAAAATATATAGCCATCTCTGGTTATTTTCAACAAAAATATAGAGTTGTCTTGCCTTGGCGCCTGGAACCAGGGGCAATTATCGGGTTATCCCACAAGGTCAAAATCTTGACCTTGAGTTATTCAAAATGCCGTCTTTTGCGAATGTATTTCCCCAAAGATCTACTCAAAAACTGGCCGTTATTCTCACTTCTACCCTTCCCGTGGCCGCCAGCAGGGCATTTTCTCCGGATGGCACAACGGTTGCACAAATGACTGCGCAGTTGAAAAGCCCATGATTTTTCAGAGGAATTTCAAATATGGCGCCGGCAGCAGAAGCAATCGACATACAGCCTTACCGGAAAAACTCCGACATCTATATGGCGGTTGCGCTCATCGGCATCCTTTCCCTGATGATTATCCCTCTGCCTGCCTTCGTTCTTGATGTCTTTCTTGCGGCCAATATCACCATTGCCCTGGTAATCCTGCTGGTCAGCCTCTACACCATCCAGGCCCTGGACTTCTCCATCTTCCCATCCATCCTCCTGATAACCACATTATTCCGCCTGGCACTGAACATCGCTTCCACCCGTCTGATCCTGCTCCATGGAAGTGAAGGGGCCGAGGCTGCCGGTGCTGTCATCAAGGCTTTCGGCCTTTTTGTCGTCGGCGGCAACTATGTGGTCGGTGCCGTAATCTTCCTTATTCTTGTTGTCATCAATTTTGTCGTCATAACCAAAGGCGCCGGACGGGTGGCGGAGGTCGCCGCCCGCTTCACCCTCGATGCCATGCCGGGCAAGCAGATGGCTATCGATGCCGATCTGTCCAACGGCCTCATCACCGACAAGGAAGCCAAAGCCCGCCGGTCTAAAATTTCCCGTGAGGCGGACTTCTACGGCTCTATGGACGGTGCCAGCAAGTTCGTCAGGGGGGACGCCGTTGCCGGCATCCTCATCATGCTCATCAACATCATCGGTGGCTTCGTCATAGGCGTTTGGCAGCAGGGGATGGAACTGGCCGCCGCCCTGTCCAATTATACACTGCTGACGGTGGGGGAGGGACTGGTTGCTCAAATACCGGCACTGATCATATCCACCGCCGCCGGCATCATCGTTACCCGCTCCGCAGACGAAAAGAACTTCGGGCATGAGATTTCCGGCCAGCTTCTGAACTATCCCAAGGCTTTTTACATCGCCTCCGGCGTCATGTTTGTGTTTGCACTGATCCCCGGCCTGCCGCACTTCCCGTTCCTGCTCATTTCCGGGGCAGCCTTCATGGCCGGGCGGTTGGCGGTTGAGAAAAAAGAGGTGCAACAGGAGGAGATGACGGCAGCGGGTGCCCTGGAACCGGAGGACGCCGATCAGATCAGCTCCATTCGTCCGCTGGATATGCTGGAGCTTGAAGTGGGATACGGGCTGGTACCGATGGTGGATGCGGCCCAGAACGGGGAGCTCCTGGACAGGATTCGCTCCATCCGCAAACAGTACGCCCAGCGTATGGGTTTCATTGTCCCCCCCATCCATATCCACGACAACCTGCAGTTGAAGCCCTACGAATACAACATTATGATCAACGGCGCCAAGGTGAGCGGCGGCGAGCTGAACGGACAGTATCTGGCCATGGACGCCGGTAGCGCCTCGGGTAACCTTGAAGGCACACGCACCACTGAACCGGTTTTCGGCCTCCCCGCCATCTGGATCAAGGGCCGGGACCGGGAACAGGCCCAGGTTTATGGCTATACCGTGGTTGACAACACAACCATACTGGCTACCCACATCAGCGAGATCATCAAGAAACACGCCCACGAACTGGTGGGCCGCCAGGAGCTGCAGCAGCTTCTGGACAGCCTGTCTTCGACGCTGCCCAAGGTGGTCGAAGAGCTGGTTCCCTCGTTGCTGAGCCTGGGTACGGTTTTGCGGGTGGTCAAGAACCTGCTTCGGGAAAACGTCTCCATCCGCGACCTGCGCTCGATTCTGGAAACCCTTGCCGATTACGGCGGGGTAACCAAGGACCCGGAAACCCTGACCGAGTTTGTCCGCCAGAGCCTCGGCCGCTACATTGTCGAACAGTACAAGAGGGAGGATGATACCCTCTGGGTTCTCACTCTCGACCGTGAGGTGGAGGAATCAATCGCCGATGCGGTACAGATATCAGAGCAGGGGAGCTATCTGGCCATCGAACCGGCCACCGCCCAGAAAATTCTGGCCGCGATACGCAAGGCGGCTGAGAAATTCGACCAGACCGGGACGGCGCCGGTGGTGATTGCCTCCCCCAGCGTCAGAAGGCATATGAAGAAACTGACCGACCGTTACATGCCGAATCTTGCGGTGATCTCCCATAATGAAATCCCGCCCAGCATAAAAATCCAATCGATAGGGATGGTGAGTCTCGATGCTAGTTAAAACATTTCAGGCGGCAGATATGTCGGAGGCCTTGAAGATGGTCAAGGCCGAAATGGGGCTGGATGCAATGATCCTCTCTTCGAAACAGGAGCGGCGCAGGGGAATTCTCGGCTTTTTCTCCAAACCTTACTTCGAAGTAACGGCAGCTCTGGAACAGAAAAAAGTCCAACGCCCTGTTCATTACCAGGAAAAACCTGAGCGTGAACTGAGCACCAGGGAAGAGTTCCAGAATTCCATGCTGGCGCCTCTGGCTCGGGAACTGCGGGAGCTGAGGGAGCGGGTTGAAGTGCTGGCAAAGAAGGATGCCGAAAAAAAGGAGGCCCTTTCCTCGACGGCAGCGGAAAAGTCTGAAGACGAGATCAAGCCATTTCAACCGCAAAAGGAGGGGACTGCTCCCCGGATTTTTGCCAGGGAGGATATGGAAGAGATAAAGAAACTGCTGCTCAATGCGGTTGCAGCCAAGGAGGAGAAAGGGTCGAAGCCGGTATCGTTCCCGGTGGTCAGCACCGAGGATAAGGTGTGTGTCAAAAATTTGGCTGACGACTGCGAACTATCTGATGAAGCGCTGGAGCTTTTGGCCAATGAGCTGCGTTCGGAAGAGGTCGGCACCGACAGCATTCATGCCCTGCTTGAGCTGATCAGGCCTGCAGCCGAACTGGGTGAAGAGTTGGAGGCGCTGAGGGAGCGGCTTGTTGATGCCTTTGCCGGGATCATCAAATGTTCCGGCCCCTTGCGTCTCAGAAAGACCGGCCCGCGCATCATGGCCACAGTAGGCCCCACCGGGGTCGGCAAGACCACCACCATAGCCAAGCTGGCCGCCATGTACGCCCTGAACCGCGGGGCGCGTGTCGCCATGGTCACCACCGATAATTTCAGGGTCGGCGCCGTTGAGCAGCTGAAGACCTATTCCAAAATAATGGATGTGCCGCTGGAAGTGGCCGCCACTGCCAAGGAGCTTGAGGCTGTTTTGGCGAAACATGCGGACAAGGACCTGATCCTCATCGATACGGCCGGCAGAAGTCCCAAAGACCGGGAAAAGCTGGAGGAACTGAAGGTCTACCTGGAATCCTGTCCCGGCATCGAGACCTATCTCTGTATTTCCGCCACCACCAGAGACCGGGAGATGAATGAAATCGTCGCCCAATACAGCCTGCTTCCCATTACCCGACTGCTCTTCACCAAGCTTGATGAGAGCGAAAGTTACGGCTGTATTGTCAACGCCCAAGTGCGTAACAGGTTTCCGCTTTCCTATTTCACCACTGGACAGAAGGTACCTGAGGACATCGAAGTGGCGACGGCCCGAAAACTGGCCAACCTGGTGCTGAGGGAGACGGAGAAATGAGCAGCGATCAGGCTGACACCCTGCGGCAGCTGGCCGGCACCGTTAATGTTACCCGGCGCGATGTGGACCTTTATGCAGGAAGGATCAGCAGCCGCCAGGATATCCGCGTGATATCGGTAACCAGCGGTAAAGGGGGCGTCGGCAAGAGCAATGTGGTGGTTAATCTGGCGGTGTCTCTGGCAAACCAGGGGAAAAAAGTGCTGGTGATTGATGCCGATCTGGGGGTGGGAAACATCGATATCCTTCTCGGCCTGCGCCCTGTATTCACCATGAATCATGTCCTGTCCGGCGAAAAGAGCCTGAATGAGATCATCATCAGTGCAGCGGGGGGGATAAAAGTGGTACCTGCCGGACTGGGAGTGCAGGAATATACCAGTCTCGGTACGCCGGAGCGGCTCAAACTCCTTGATGAGCTGGACAGGCTGGAAGAAGATTTCGATGTCTTTATCATCGACACCGAGGCGGGGATTTCGGAAAACGTCACCTATTTCAACGTGGCGGCCCGGGAGATCCTGGTAGTTGTCACTCCTGAACCCACCTCCATAACCGACGTTTATGCACTGATCAAACTGTTGTCGACCCGTTACGGTGAACGGCATTTCAAGGTGCTGGTCAATATGGCCAGGGACCAGAAGGACGCGGTGGGGGTCTATGACAAGCTTTATAATGTAGCGGACCGTTTTCTCGATGTATCCATGGATTTTATGGGTTGCATATTGCGGGATGACCTGGTGGGTGAGG
This region of Geotalea daltonii FRC-32 genomic DNA includes:
- the flhF gene encoding flagellar biosynthesis protein FlhF — translated: MLVKTFQAADMSEALKMVKAEMGLDAMILSSKQERRRGILGFFSKPYFEVTAALEQKKVQRPVHYQEKPERELSTREEFQNSMLAPLARELRELRERVEVLAKKDAEKKEALSSTAAEKSEDEIKPFQPQKEGTAPRIFAREDMEEIKKLLLNAVAAKEEKGSKPVSFPVVSTEDKVCVKNLADDCELSDEALELLANELRSEEVGTDSIHALLELIRPAAELGEELEALRERLVDAFAGIIKCSGPLRLRKTGPRIMATVGPTGVGKTTTIAKLAAMYALNRGARVAMVTTDNFRVGAVEQLKTYSKIMDVPLEVAATAKELEAVLAKHADKDLILIDTAGRSPKDREKLEELKVYLESCPGIETYLCISATTRDREMNEIVAQYSLLPITRLLFTKLDESESYGCIVNAQVRNRFPLSYFTTGQKVPEDIEVATARKLANLVLRETEK
- a CDS encoding MinD/ParA family protein; this translates as MSSDQADTLRQLAGTVNVTRRDVDLYAGRISSRQDIRVISVTSGKGGVGKSNVVVNLAVSLANQGKKVLVIDADLGVGNIDILLGLRPVFTMNHVLSGEKSLNEIIISAAGGIKVVPAGLGVQEYTSLGTPERLKLLDELDRLEEDFDVFIIDTEAGISENVTYFNVAAREILVVVTPEPTSITDVYALIKLLSTRYGERHFKVLVNMARDQKDAVGVYDKLYNVADRFLDVSMDFMGCILRDDLVGEAVRRQKPVCQLYPNGKASRCYTALARRIMASGCDNRLKGNIQFLSRKNFPSTAGLECI